From the genome of Streptomyces sp. NBC_01341, one region includes:
- the cobJ gene encoding precorrin-3B C(17)-methyltransferase, with protein sequence MPEHLRTGRAGRLYGVGLGPGDPALMTVRAVQIIGEADVVAYHSARHGRSIARSIAAQYIRADHIEEALVYPVTTETTDHPGGYRGALDEFYEQAAARLAAHLDAGRTVAVLAEGDPLFYGSYQHMHKRLADRYDTEVIPGVTSVSAAAARLGTPLVEAEEVLTILPGTLPEEELTARLAATDSAVVMKLGRTFPAVRRAFEASGRLAEARYVERATMAGERTGDLVDTDPDSVPYFAVAVLPSRIDTPRPERSPGSGEVVVVGTGPAGPLWLTPETRGALAAADDVVGYTTYLDRVPVRPGQQRHGSDNKVESERAEFALDLARRGHRVAVVSGGDPGVFAMATAVLEVASQDAYSGIPVRVLPGVTAANAAAARAGAPLGHDYATISLSDRLKPWEVIAERLRAAASADLVMALYNPGSRSRTWQVGKARDLLLEHRSPDTPVVLGRDVGGPSENVRTVRLADLDPLEVDMRTILIVGSSQTRWVHRGDGRQIVWTPRRYPEDAAQQGPAD encoded by the coding sequence GTGCCCGAGCACCTGCGGACGGGACGTGCCGGACGGCTGTACGGCGTCGGGCTCGGCCCCGGCGACCCGGCGCTGATGACCGTGCGCGCCGTGCAGATCATCGGCGAGGCCGACGTCGTGGCCTACCACTCGGCCCGGCACGGCCGGTCCATCGCCCGCTCGATCGCGGCGCAGTACATCCGCGCCGACCACATCGAGGAGGCCCTGGTCTACCCCGTCACGACGGAGACCACGGACCACCCCGGCGGCTACCGGGGCGCGCTCGACGAGTTCTACGAGCAGGCCGCCGCCCGGCTCGCGGCGCACCTCGACGCCGGACGCACCGTCGCCGTGCTCGCGGAGGGTGACCCGCTCTTCTACGGCTCGTACCAGCACATGCACAAGCGTCTCGCGGACCGTTACGACACCGAGGTCATCCCCGGTGTCACCTCGGTGAGCGCCGCGGCCGCCAGGCTCGGCACTCCCCTCGTCGAGGCCGAGGAGGTGCTGACGATCCTGCCCGGAACCCTGCCGGAGGAGGAGCTGACGGCGCGTCTGGCGGCCACGGACTCGGCTGTCGTGATGAAGCTGGGCCGGACGTTCCCCGCGGTGCGGCGCGCGTTCGAGGCGTCCGGGCGGCTGGCCGAGGCGCGGTACGTCGAGCGCGCCACGATGGCCGGCGAGCGGACCGGGGATCTGGTGGACACCGACCCGGACTCCGTGCCGTACTTCGCGGTCGCGGTGCTGCCGAGCCGGATCGACACACCCCGCCCCGAACGCTCTCCGGGGTCCGGCGAGGTCGTCGTGGTCGGAACCGGACCCGCCGGCCCGCTGTGGCTGACGCCCGAGACCCGCGGGGCGCTCGCCGCCGCCGACGACGTGGTCGGCTACACCACGTATCTGGACAGGGTGCCGGTCCGCCCCGGCCAGCAGCGGCACGGCTCCGACAACAAGGTGGAGTCCGAGCGCGCGGAGTTCGCCCTCGACCTGGCACGCCGCGGGCACCGCGTCGCCGTGGTGTCCGGTGGTGACCCCGGAGTCTTCGCGATGGCCACGGCGGTCCTGGAGGTCGCCTCGCAGGACGCCTACTCGGGCATCCCGGTCAGGGTGCTGCCCGGAGTGACCGCGGCCAACGCCGCCGCCGCCCGCGCCGGGGCGCCGCTCGGCCACGACTACGCCACGATCTCCCTCTCGGACCGGCTCAAGCCGTGGGAGGTCATCGCCGAGCGGCTGCGCGCGGCAGCGTCGGCCGACCTCGTCATGGCGCTGTACAACCCCGGTTCCCGCAGCCGCACATGGCAGGTCGGCAAGGCCCGCGACCTGCTCCTCGAACACCGCTCCCCCGACACCCCCGTGGTACTCGGCCGCGATGTCGGCGGCCCGTCGGAGAACGTGCGCACGGTGCGGCTGGCCGATCTGGACCCGCTGGAGGTGGACATGCGGACGATCCTGATCGTGGGGTCCTCACAGACCCGCTGGGTGCACCGCGGTGACGGCCGGCAGATCGTCTGGACGCCGCGCCGCTACCCGGAGGACGCGGCACAGCAGGGTCCGGCGGACTGA
- a CDS encoding cobalt-precorrin-6A reductase, with translation MPLHVLLLGGTTEARRIAESLSATDGTRVTSSLAGRVVRPNLPPGEVRVGGFGGAEGMADWLRAHHVDAVIDATHPFAGTISFNAASAAAAVHVPLLAVRRPGWVPVEGDRWHHTDSLPGAARLLPGLGRRVFLTTGRMGLAAFAELDSLWFLMRSVDSPEAPCPPRMEILLDRGPFSLEEERELIRRHRIDVLVTKDSGGAATAPKLTAAREAGIPVVVVRRPPVPAGVPVAATPGEALDLLRAVLGGC, from the coding sequence ATGCCCTTGCACGTACTCCTCCTCGGCGGCACGACGGAGGCCCGCCGGATCGCGGAGTCACTGTCGGCCACCGACGGGACCAGGGTCACCAGCTCGCTGGCCGGCCGGGTGGTCCGGCCGAACCTGCCGCCGGGTGAGGTCCGTGTCGGAGGCTTCGGGGGCGCCGAGGGCATGGCCGACTGGCTCCGCGCACACCACGTGGATGCGGTCATCGACGCCACCCATCCCTTCGCCGGAACGATCAGTTTCAACGCGGCCTCCGCCGCCGCCGCTGTCCATGTTCCCCTCCTGGCCGTGCGCCGGCCCGGCTGGGTGCCGGTGGAGGGCGACCGATGGCACCACACCGACTCACTCCCGGGAGCGGCGCGGCTGCTGCCGGGTCTGGGACGGCGCGTGTTCCTCACCACGGGACGCATGGGGCTCGCCGCCTTCGCGGAACTGGACTCGCTGTGGTTCCTGATGCGGTCGGTGGACTCCCCCGAGGCACCGTGCCCCCCACGGATGGAGATTCTGCTGGACCGGGGGCCGTTCTCCCTGGAGGAAGAGCGCGAACTGATCCGGCGTCACCGCATCGACGTCCTCGTCACGAAGGACAGCGGTGGCGCCGCGACGGCTCCCAAACTCACGGCCGCCCGCGAGGCGGGAATCCCCGTGGTCGTGGTCCGGCGCCCGCCGGTCCCGGCGGGGGTGCCGGTGGCCGCGACCCCGGGGGAGGCCCTGGACCTGCTGCGGGCCGTCCTCGGGGGTTGCTGA
- a CDS encoding cobalt-precorrin-5B (C(1))-methyltransferase, with product MSSEAQGGRAAQLKHTGLRPGWTTGACATAATTAAYTALLTGEFPDPVTITLPKGQTPAFALAVEELTDGQATAGVVKDAGDDPDVTHGALVRSTVRLLPAGSGVVFRAGPGVGTVTLPGLPLNVGEPAINPVPRQMMRDHVARVAQAHGGTGDVEITVSVDDGEEIARFTWNIRLGILGGISILGTTGVVVPYSCSAWIDSIRRGVDVARAAGHRHVAGCTGSTSEKTVVAEYGLPEIALLDMGDFAGAVLKYVRRHPVERLTICGGFAKLSKLAAGHLDLHSARSQVDKPFLARLARQGGASEALAAEIEVANTGLAALQLCAAAGVPLGDLVAAEARDQALSVLRGAPVAVDVICVDRAGTVVGRSAVR from the coding sequence ATGAGCAGTGAGGCCCAGGGCGGGCGCGCCGCCCAACTCAAGCACACCGGTCTGCGGCCCGGATGGACGACCGGTGCCTGCGCGACGGCTGCGACGACGGCCGCGTACACGGCGCTGCTGACCGGCGAGTTCCCCGATCCGGTGACCATCACCCTGCCCAAGGGCCAGACCCCCGCATTCGCCCTGGCGGTGGAGGAACTCACGGACGGGCAGGCCACGGCGGGTGTGGTCAAGGACGCGGGCGACGACCCGGACGTCACGCACGGCGCCCTGGTGCGGTCGACCGTACGGCTGCTGCCGGCCGGTTCCGGAGTGGTCTTCCGGGCCGGACCCGGCGTGGGGACCGTGACGCTTCCCGGGCTGCCCCTGAACGTCGGGGAGCCCGCGATCAACCCCGTCCCCCGCCAGATGATGCGGGACCACGTCGCGCGGGTGGCTCAGGCGCACGGCGGCACCGGCGACGTCGAGATCACCGTCTCGGTGGACGACGGCGAGGAGATCGCGCGTTTCACGTGGAACATCCGCCTGGGCATCCTGGGCGGCATCTCGATCCTGGGGACCACCGGCGTCGTGGTGCCCTACTCCTGCTCGGCCTGGATCGACTCGATCAGGCGCGGGGTGGACGTGGCACGGGCCGCCGGGCACCGGCACGTCGCGGGGTGCACGGGCTCGACCTCGGAGAAGACGGTGGTGGCGGAGTACGGGCTGCCGGAGATCGCCCTGCTGGACATGGGTGACTTCGCCGGCGCGGTCCTGAAGTACGTGCGCCGGCACCCGGTGGAGCGGCTGACCATCTGCGGCGGCTTCGCCAAGCTGTCCAAGCTCGCCGCCGGTCACCTGGACCTGCACTCGGCCCGCTCCCAGGTCGACAAGCCCTTCCTCGCGCGGCTGGCCCGGCAGGGCGGCGCGAGCGAGGCGCTGGCGGCGGAGATCGAGGTGGCCAACACCGGGCTCGCCGCGCTTCAGCTGTGCGCCGCGGCCGGGGTGCCGCTCGGCGACCTCGTGGCGGCCGAAGCCCGGGACCAGGCGCTTTCGGTGCTGCGCGGGGCGCCGGTGGCGGTGGACGTGATCTGCGTCGACCGGGCGGGAACGGTAGTGGGACGCAGCGCGGTCCGCTGA
- the cobM gene encoding precorrin-4 C(11)-methyltransferase — MTVYFIGAGPGAADLITVRGARILAASPVCLYAGSLVPRELLAECPADARLVDTALLDIDQITAELVQAHEGGHDVARLHSGDPSVFSAVNEQMRRLDEAGVPYEVVPGVPAFAAAAAALKRELTVPTVGQTVILTRIAQRATAMPEGEDLATLGRSGALIVLHLAARYVDRVVDELLPHYGADCPAAVVAMASRPDEIVLRGTLDSIADQVKSAGVIRTAVIMVGRTLGAEQFRDSHLYSPARDRHTC, encoded by the coding sequence ATGACCGTGTACTTCATCGGTGCGGGCCCCGGTGCCGCCGACCTCATCACGGTGCGCGGAGCCCGCATCCTCGCCGCGAGCCCGGTCTGCCTGTACGCGGGCAGCCTGGTGCCGCGCGAACTGCTCGCGGAGTGCCCGGCGGACGCCCGGCTGGTGGACACGGCCCTGCTCGACATCGACCAGATCACCGCCGAGCTGGTACAGGCCCACGAGGGCGGCCACGACGTGGCCCGGCTGCACTCCGGCGACCCCTCGGTGTTCAGCGCGGTGAACGAGCAGATGCGCCGGCTCGACGAGGCGGGCGTGCCGTACGAGGTCGTGCCCGGCGTCCCGGCCTTCGCGGCCGCCGCGGCGGCACTCAAGCGCGAGCTGACGGTGCCCACCGTCGGGCAGACCGTGATCCTCACGCGGATCGCGCAGCGTGCCACGGCGATGCCCGAGGGCGAGGACCTGGCCACGCTGGGCCGCAGCGGGGCACTGATCGTGCTGCACCTGGCGGCGCGCTACGTGGACCGGGTCGTCGACGAGCTGCTGCCGCACTACGGCGCCGACTGTCCTGCCGCCGTCGTGGCCATGGCCTCGCGTCCGGACGAGATCGTCCTGCGCGGCACGCTGGACTCCATCGCGGACCAGGTGAAGTCGGCGGGGGTGATCCGGACCGCGGTCATCATGGTCGGACGGACGCTGGGCGCCGAGCAGTTCCGCGACAGCCACCTGTACTCCCCGGCACGGGACCGCCACACCTGCTGA
- the cbiE gene encoding precorrin-6y C5,15-methyltransferase (decarboxylating) subunit CbiE, translating into MSPASPPPRAQAPASAVSVVGIGADGWAGLTEPARAVLTDAEVLIGGERQLRLLPPDCAGLRVPWPSPLRPAVRGLLAGHAGSRTAVLASGDPMFYGIGRALTEELGAGALHVLPHPSSVSYACARLGWPVEDTATVTLVGRPADRLAAALHDGRRLLVLSADAATPAAVAGLLRDRGYGPSRMRVLEQLGGADEDCLDGTADTWEHPSGDPLNVVAVDCVRAPEALRLGAVPGLPDEAYEHDGQLTKRHVRAATLGVLAPAPGELLWDIGGGSGSIAAEWMRTHPSCRAVTVERDPVRALRITRNAGRLGVPGLRVVTGRAPDALAGLPAPDAVFVGGGLTAPGLLDACWDALPPGGRLVANTVTLESEALLTQWYRRHGGDLVRLAVAHAVPVGGFTGWRQAMPVTQWSVRKPTAAPSQDLQPAPDPSHAPGDDR; encoded by the coding sequence GTGTCCCCCGCATCCCCTCCGCCCCGCGCCCAGGCGCCCGCGTCCGCCGTGAGTGTCGTGGGGATCGGCGCCGACGGCTGGGCGGGTCTCACGGAACCGGCCCGTGCCGTCCTCACGGACGCCGAGGTCCTGATCGGAGGGGAGCGCCAGCTGCGGCTGCTCCCGCCGGACTGTGCGGGCCTGCGGGTGCCCTGGCCCTCACCGCTGCGGCCCGCCGTGCGCGGACTGCTCGCCGGGCACGCGGGCAGCAGGACCGCCGTCCTCGCCAGCGGCGACCCCATGTTCTACGGCATCGGCCGGGCCCTCACCGAGGAGCTGGGCGCCGGGGCCCTGCACGTGCTGCCGCACCCGTCCTCCGTGTCGTACGCCTGCGCCCGGCTCGGCTGGCCGGTGGAGGACACCGCGACCGTCACCCTGGTCGGCCGGCCGGCCGACCGGCTGGCCGCCGCGCTGCACGACGGGCGCCGGCTGCTCGTCCTGTCCGCCGACGCGGCCACCCCCGCCGCCGTGGCCGGCCTGCTGCGGGACCGGGGTTACGGGCCCAGCCGGATGCGGGTGCTGGAACAGCTCGGCGGCGCGGACGAGGACTGTCTGGACGGCACCGCCGACACCTGGGAACACCCGTCGGGGGACCCGCTCAACGTCGTCGCGGTCGACTGCGTGCGCGCGCCGGAGGCCCTCCGTCTCGGAGCCGTACCCGGGCTGCCCGACGAGGCGTACGAGCACGACGGGCAGCTCACGAAGCGCCATGTGCGGGCCGCCACGCTCGGCGTGCTCGCGCCGGCGCCCGGTGAGCTCCTGTGGGACATCGGCGGCGGCTCCGGGTCGATCGCGGCCGAGTGGATGCGGACCCATCCGTCGTGCCGCGCCGTCACCGTGGAGCGGGACCCCGTGCGCGCCCTGCGCATCACCCGTAACGCCGGCCGGCTCGGTGTGCCCGGGCTGCGCGTGGTCACCGGACGGGCCCCGGACGCCCTGGCCGGACTGCCCGCGCCGGACGCCGTGTTCGTCGGTGGCGGGCTCACCGCCCCCGGTCTGCTGGACGCCTGCTGGGACGCGCTGCCCCCGGGCGGCCGGCTGGTCGCCAACACGGTCACTCTGGAGTCCGAGGCGCTGCTCACGCAGTGGTACCGGCGGCACGGCGGTGATCTGGTCCGCCTCGCGGTGGCCCACGCGGTGCCCGTCGGCGGGTTCACCGGGTGGCGTCAGGCGATGCCGGTCACACAGTGGTCCGTGCGGAAGCCGACGGCCGCGCCCTCTCAGGACCTCCAGCCCGCCCCAGACCCTTCGCACGCTCCAGGAGACGACAGATGA
- a CDS encoding YciI family protein encodes MKYLVMVQGSQADYEAMGGKASADSPAWSEKDLKAMFAFMEDVNNDLAESGEMVDGNGLAAPARTRSVLPGPDGRPVITDGPYGETKELLAGYWVLDCESLDRVTEIAARIALCPQPEGAPVYPVVIRPIMDDGGELLSATG; translated from the coding sequence ATGAAGTACCTCGTGATGGTTCAGGGCTCGCAGGCGGACTACGAGGCGATGGGCGGCAAGGCGTCGGCCGACAGCCCGGCCTGGAGCGAGAAGGATCTGAAGGCGATGTTCGCCTTCATGGAGGACGTCAACAACGATCTTGCCGAGTCCGGCGAGATGGTGGACGGCAACGGCCTGGCCGCGCCCGCCAGGACCCGTTCCGTGCTTCCGGGCCCGGACGGCAGGCCGGTGATCACGGACGGACCGTACGGAGAGACCAAGGAACTGCTCGCCGGGTACTGGGTGCTCGACTGCGAGAGCCTGGACAGGGTGACCGAGATCGCCGCCCGCATCGCGCTCTGCCCGCAGCCCGAGGGCGCCCCCGTGTACCCGGTGGTGATCCGGCCGATCATGGACGACGGCGGCGAGCTCCTGTCCGCCACCGGCTGA
- a CDS encoding RNA polymerase sigma factor — MDHGPSGTEDLLRRCAPQVLGALVRRYGHFDTAEDAVQEALLDASRTWPSRGVPGNPRGWLIRTASRRLTDQLRSDSARHRREERAAALTPRDAFTAAPPGEDRAPSDDDTLTLLFLCCHPVLSPAAQVALTLRAVGGLTTAEIARAHLVPEATMAQRISRAKRKVRGVPFRQPGPDDRDARLAAVLQVLYLIFNEGYTATSGSTLHRADLAREAIRLTRAVRALLPRDGAVTGLLALMVLTEARGAARTGPHGELVPLDEQDRSRWDRDAVGEGTALVEEALAEGPAGPYQLQAAIAALHDEADRAEDTDWPQILALYDLLVALAPEPMAELGRAVALAMVRGPRAGLTAVAALEDRLAGHHRLDAVRAHLLERAGDREAARTAYRRAADRTLSEPEARYLRMRASRLPPPGGDGTR, encoded by the coding sequence GTGGACCACGGCCCGAGCGGCACGGAGGACCTGCTGCGCCGGTGCGCGCCGCAGGTCCTCGGAGCGCTCGTACGCAGGTACGGGCACTTCGACACGGCCGAGGACGCCGTACAGGAGGCGCTGCTCGACGCGTCCCGGACGTGGCCGTCCCGGGGGGTGCCCGGCAATCCGCGCGGCTGGCTCATCAGGACGGCCTCCCGGCGGCTGACCGACCAGCTGCGCAGCGACTCGGCGCGCCACCGGCGCGAGGAGAGGGCCGCCGCGCTCACACCCCGGGACGCCTTCACCGCGGCGCCGCCGGGGGAGGACCGGGCGCCGTCCGACGACGACACCCTGACCCTGCTCTTCCTCTGCTGCCACCCCGTGCTGTCCCCCGCCGCGCAGGTCGCGCTGACCCTGCGCGCCGTGGGCGGCCTGACCACGGCCGAGATCGCGCGCGCCCATCTGGTGCCCGAGGCGACGATGGCCCAGCGGATCAGCAGGGCCAAGCGGAAGGTGCGCGGGGTGCCGTTCCGGCAGCCGGGGCCCGACGACCGGGACGCGCGGCTCGCGGCGGTGCTCCAGGTGCTCTACCTGATCTTCAACGAGGGGTACACCGCGACATCGGGCAGCACCCTTCACCGCGCGGACCTGGCCCGCGAGGCGATCCGGCTGACCCGGGCGGTGCGCGCTCTGCTGCCCAGGGACGGCGCGGTGACCGGACTGCTGGCCCTGATGGTGCTCACCGAGGCCCGCGGCGCCGCCCGCACCGGACCCCACGGCGAGCTGGTCCCGCTGGACGAGCAGGACCGCTCCCGCTGGGACCGGGACGCCGTCGGCGAGGGCACCGCCCTGGTCGAGGAGGCCCTGGCCGAGGGTCCGGCCGGGCCGTACCAGCTGCAGGCCGCGATCGCCGCGCTGCACGACGAGGCCGACCGCGCCGAGGACACCGACTGGCCGCAGATCCTCGCCCTGTACGACCTCCTGGTGGCTCTGGCCCCCGAACCGATGGCGGAGCTGGGCCGGGCGGTCGCCCTCGCCATGGTCCGGGGCCCCCGGGCGGGCCTGACGGCCGTGGCGGCGCTGGAGGACCGGCTCGCCGGCCATCACCGGCTGGACGCCGTGCGGGCCCATCTGCTGGAGAGGGCCGGGGACCGGGAGGCCGCGCGGACGGCGTACCGGCGGGCCGCGGACCGCACGCTCAGCGAACCCGAGGCACGGTACCTGCGGATGCGCGCGTCCCGGCTGCCGCCGCCCGGCGGTGACGGCACCCGGTAG